The Lysinibacillus pakistanensis genome includes a window with the following:
- a CDS encoding ABC-F family ATP-binding cassette domain-containing protein yields MSHLIIQNLTKTVGDKTLFQNIEFTIYEGERAGLIGINGTGKSTLLSIIAGQIEADSMNIDRPNKYRVAYLPQDPTFASGETVLQAVFAGDSPILKLNREYEETVAALASNPTSENLQKTLFSLQQRMDEEQAWDVNALAKTALTKLGIETFDKEVLTLSGGQQKRVALAKVLIEPADLYLLDEPTNHLDVQSTEWLQEMVLRLKGAVIFITHDRYFLDELSTHIYELADQTLYRHIGNYGDYLEARAIREEMREASAQKDRNRYRSELKWIRRGAKARSTKQKARIQRFEQLEENLEHKTEDVSLEMGLATTRLGRKVLEAENISKAFGQQKILENFSFILQQGDRIGIIGANGVGKSTLLNMLAGELIPDIGEILVGSTVKLAHFKQTLPKMNENERMIEYIREASNDITDAEGVRYSAAQMLERFLFPLHAHGTPIGKLSGGERKRLHLLHLLMEQPNVLLLDEPTNDLDIETLGVLEDFIEHFPGVVITISHDRFFLDRIAKKLWILDGQGQVEETLDLYSEYLAKREQEAAVKVELPKTEKPKTEKPKSDKKKLSFKEQKEWETIADDIEKTEAAIMETEEGIANAGSDFTKLQELTAKLDELNAQYENLIERWSYLEEIVNG; encoded by the coding sequence ATGAGTCATTTAATTATACAAAATTTAACAAAAACAGTGGGCGATAAAACGCTCTTTCAAAATATTGAATTTACAATTTATGAGGGAGAGCGAGCTGGCTTAATTGGTATTAATGGAACGGGAAAATCCACTTTATTGTCCATAATAGCTGGGCAGATTGAGGCAGATTCAATGAATATTGATAGACCTAATAAATATCGGGTTGCTTATTTGCCACAAGACCCTACATTTGCTAGTGGAGAAACGGTTTTGCAGGCTGTGTTTGCAGGAGATTCCCCCATTTTAAAGTTAAATCGTGAATATGAGGAAACAGTAGCGGCTCTTGCTTCAAACCCTACCTCAGAAAATCTACAAAAAACGTTGTTTAGCTTGCAGCAGCGTATGGATGAGGAGCAAGCATGGGATGTCAATGCACTAGCAAAAACAGCACTAACGAAGCTTGGCATTGAGACATTCGATAAAGAAGTATTAACACTGTCAGGTGGTCAGCAAAAGCGGGTTGCTTTAGCGAAGGTGTTAATTGAGCCTGCAGATCTGTATTTATTGGATGAGCCTACTAACCATTTAGATGTACAATCGACGGAATGGTTGCAAGAAATGGTATTACGATTAAAAGGGGCCGTTATTTTTATTACCCATGATCGTTATTTTTTAGATGAATTATCTACGCATATTTACGAGCTAGCTGATCAAACGTTGTATCGTCATATAGGGAATTATGGGGACTATTTAGAGGCCCGTGCTATTCGTGAAGAAATGAGAGAAGCCTCTGCCCAAAAAGACCGCAATCGCTATCGCTCAGAATTGAAATGGATTCGTCGCGGCGCTAAAGCACGTTCAACAAAACAAAAGGCACGAATTCAACGATTTGAACAACTTGAAGAAAACCTAGAGCATAAAACTGAGGATGTTTCGTTAGAGATGGGGCTAGCTACTACACGACTTGGTCGAAAAGTATTAGAGGCTGAAAACATTTCAAAGGCATTTGGACAGCAAAAAATTCTTGAAAATTTTTCATTTATACTCCAACAAGGTGATCGTATCGGTATTATTGGTGCCAATGGGGTAGGAAAATCAACATTATTGAACATGCTAGCAGGTGAGCTGATACCGGATATAGGTGAGATTCTTGTTGGCTCAACAGTAAAGCTAGCACATTTCAAACAGACGTTACCGAAAATGAATGAAAATGAGCGCATGATTGAATATATTCGTGAAGCCTCCAATGATATTACAGATGCAGAGGGGGTGCGTTACTCTGCAGCTCAAATGCTGGAGCGATTCTTATTCCCGCTCCATGCACATGGGACGCCAATCGGTAAATTATCTGGTGGGGAACGTAAACGCCTTCATTTATTACATTTATTAATGGAGCAGCCGAATGTTCTATTACTAGACGAGCCTACCAATGATTTGGATATAGAAACATTGGGCGTGCTGGAAGACTTTATTGAGCATTTCCCTGGTGTTGTAATCACTATATCTCATGACCGTTTCTTCCTTGACCGAATTGCTAAAAAGCTTTGGATTTTAGATGGACAGGGTCAGGTAGAGGAGACACTGGATCTTTATAGTGAGTATTTGGCAAAACGTGAGCAGGAGGCTGCTGTAAAAGTAGAGTTGCCGAAGACAGAGAAACCTAAAACGGAAAAGCCAAAATCGGACAAGAAAAAGCTATCCTTTAAAGAGCAAAAAGAGTGGGAAACGATTGCAGACGATATTGAAAAAACAGAGGCTGCCATTATGGAAACTGAAGAAGGAATTGCGAATGCTGGCTCTGATTTCACGAAGCTACAGGAATTAACGGCAAAGCTAGATGAGCTTAATGCTCAGTATGAAAATTTGATTGAAAGATGGTCTTATTTAGAAGAAATTGTGAATGGATAA
- a CDS encoding conserved virulence factor C family protein yields MKIITIEPTPSPNSMKIVVDTELPFGKSYNFTKDNKNEATGEAAAILAIEGVKGVYHVADFFAVERNAKYAWEGILASIRQVLGEDNVQEENEIHATNEFYGEVYVHVQFYKQVPLQVKVFDNQREYRVSCGERFVEAFNKIIETADDENYIFQRKWIDYGVRYGELEEIAEAVKQEIDVTYSSERIAEIVVAVNDDEKTAIKTDKRKVTVEQFMQPEWEKRFQLLDQMADPELDDLPLLDLALEDEQMSIRRLATVYLGMVEDVAVVPYLEKALQDKSAAVRRTAGDCMSDLGFVEFENAMQHALQDKNKLVRWRAAMYLYEVGTEQSLPALKAAEDDKEFEVKLQVKMALARIEQGEEAKGSVWKQMTESRQQ; encoded by the coding sequence ATGAAGATTATAACAATTGAACCGACACCAAGCCCTAATTCAATGAAGATTGTCGTGGATACAGAATTACCATTTGGAAAAAGCTATAATTTTACAAAAGATAATAAAAATGAAGCAACTGGTGAAGCTGCAGCAATTTTGGCAATCGAAGGGGTCAAGGGCGTTTACCATGTGGCTGATTTTTTTGCAGTTGAACGAAATGCGAAATATGCATGGGAAGGTATTTTAGCAAGTATTCGTCAAGTTTTAGGGGAAGATAATGTACAAGAAGAAAACGAAATACATGCTACAAATGAATTTTATGGGGAAGTTTATGTCCATGTACAATTTTATAAGCAGGTGCCACTACAAGTAAAGGTATTTGATAATCAACGAGAGTATCGTGTAAGCTGTGGTGAACGCTTTGTGGAAGCTTTCAATAAAATTATTGAAACAGCAGACGATGAGAATTATATCTTCCAACGCAAGTGGATTGACTATGGTGTGCGTTATGGTGAGCTTGAGGAAATTGCAGAAGCGGTCAAACAGGAGATCGATGTCACTTATTCTTCAGAACGTATAGCAGAAATAGTTGTAGCCGTTAATGATGATGAAAAAACAGCTATAAAAACAGATAAGCGAAAAGTAACAGTTGAGCAGTTTATGCAACCAGAATGGGAGAAGCGTTTCCAGTTGCTCGACCAAATGGCTGACCCTGAGTTGGATGACTTACCTCTGCTTGATTTAGCTTTAGAGGATGAGCAGATGTCGATTCGACGATTGGCTACTGTATATTTAGGTATGGTTGAGGATGTAGCAGTTGTGCCGTATTTGGAAAAGGCATTACAGGATAAAAGTGCAGCCGTACGCCGAACAGCTGGGGATTGTATGAGTGACCTTGGATTTGTGGAGTTTGAAAACGCTATGCAGCATGCTTTACAAGATAAAAACAAGCTTGTTCGCTGGCGAGCAGCCATGTATTTATATGAGGTAGGTACTGAGCAATCATTACCTGCATTAAAGGCTGCAGAAGACGATAAAGAGTTTGAGGTAAAGCTACAAGTGAAAATGGCGCTTGCTCGAATCGAACAGGGCGAGGAAGCAAAAGGCTCTGTGTGGAAGCAAATGACTGAATCACGTCAACAATAA
- a CDS encoding P1 family peptidase codes for MFGNITDVPGVKVGHVENKEGITGCTAILVENGAVCGVDVRGSAPGTRDTDALDPINVIDRVHAISLSGGSAFGLDAATGIMQFLEEQDIGVDTGVAKIPIVPSAVLFDLFIGNPKTRPTAAMGYEAAKNARIGFFLNGNTGAGYGATVGKLAGSQFCMKGGLGSASIAGKNNLVVGAIVAVNAVGDVKDPSTRKTLAGAWNKETAEWIDCCAYLEEHVQSEALSGTNTTIGVVAVNARLTKGEAKKIAQLTQNALARTIYPVHTMLDGDTIFVLGTGNTIYPVDYIGYLATKVMEDAILTAVKSAEKLADVESYSSIHTLGTKK; via the coding sequence ATGTTTGGAAATATTACAGATGTACCCGGTGTAAAGGTCGGACATGTGGAAAATAAGGAAGGAATAACAGGCTGTACAGCTATTTTAGTAGAGAATGGTGCAGTTTGTGGTGTCGATGTAAGAGGCTCTGCACCTGGCACCCGTGATACAGATGCATTAGATCCAATCAATGTAATTGACCGTGTGCACGCTATTAGCTTATCTGGTGGTAGTGCATTTGGGCTGGATGCAGCAACGGGAATCATGCAATTTTTAGAGGAGCAGGATATTGGAGTGGATACAGGAGTTGCAAAAATACCTATTGTTCCAAGTGCGGTGCTATTTGATTTGTTTATTGGTAATCCGAAAACAAGACCGACTGCTGCAATGGGCTATGAAGCCGCTAAAAATGCTCGGATTGGCTTTTTTTTAAATGGCAATACAGGTGCTGGGTATGGTGCTACTGTTGGGAAATTAGCAGGGTCTCAATTTTGCATGAAGGGAGGACTAGGTAGTGCTTCAATAGCTGGCAAAAATAATCTAGTTGTCGGTGCCATTGTTGCGGTAAATGCTGTTGGAGATGTAAAAGATCCTTCTACAAGAAAAACGCTAGCTGGCGCATGGAATAAGGAAACGGCGGAGTGGATTGATTGTTGTGCATATTTAGAGGAGCATGTTCAATCAGAAGCATTGTCTGGTACAAATACGACTATTGGTGTAGTTGCGGTAAATGCCAGGCTTACGAAAGGAGAGGCAAAGAAAATCGCACAGCTCACTCAAAATGCTCTTGCCCGGACAATATACCCTGTTCATACCATGCTGGATGGTGATACGATTTTTGTACTAGGTACAGGAAATACAATCTATCCAGTTGACTATATAGGCTACTTAGCAACAAAAGTGATGGAAGATGCAATACTTACTGCTGTTAAGTCCGCTGAAAAATTGGCAGACGTCGAAAGCTATTCGAGCATACACACATTAGGAACTAAAAAATGA
- a CDS encoding carbohydrate kinase family protein gives MGKLYTIGELLIDFTPTEHDSLPTEVELFAKNAGGAPANVAAACAKLGQEAALLTQVGQDAFGDFLVNTVKQAGVDTNYIMQTNEGETSLAFVSLMKDGNREFLFYRRHAADLLYSKEQLPANLLTAKDILHFCSVNLVESPMKEAHIALIEQAHQAESLVSFDPNVRLPLWQDDKACRQTILEFIPKAHIVKLSEEELLFLTAIEDEEQAVQTLFQGKVQILIITRGAEGASLYARKLHVKVPADMVHTIDTTGAGDAFIGAVISIFLNQQITVGKLIDFCEQYAVPLLKFANHYAGASTEKHGAIASYLTKHELAFDYNTFF, from the coding sequence ATGGGGAAGCTTTATACCATTGGTGAATTGTTAATTGATTTTACACCTACAGAACACGATAGTCTCCCTACTGAAGTAGAGCTTTTTGCTAAAAATGCAGGTGGGGCTCCTGCCAATGTTGCAGCAGCTTGTGCAAAACTTGGGCAAGAGGCAGCCCTCCTTACACAAGTAGGTCAAGATGCCTTTGGAGATTTTCTTGTGAACACAGTAAAACAGGCTGGTGTCGATACAAACTATATTATGCAAACTAATGAGGGCGAAACAAGTCTAGCCTTTGTGTCACTGATGAAAGATGGAAACCGCGAATTTTTATTTTATCGACGTCATGCAGCGGATTTACTTTACAGCAAAGAGCAGCTTCCTGCTAATCTATTAACAGCGAAGGATATTCTTCATTTTTGTTCTGTAAATCTAGTGGAAAGCCCAATGAAAGAGGCACACATAGCCTTGATCGAGCAGGCACATCAAGCAGAAAGTCTTGTGTCATTTGATCCTAATGTCCGTTTGCCATTATGGCAAGATGATAAGGCATGCCGTCAAACCATTTTAGAATTTATCCCAAAAGCCCATATTGTAAAGCTGTCTGAGGAGGAGCTTTTGTTTTTAACAGCAATCGAAGATGAAGAACAAGCAGTCCAAACATTATTTCAAGGAAAGGTACAAATCCTGATAATTACTCGTGGAGCAGAGGGTGCAAGTCTTTATGCTAGAAAGCTACATGTCAAAGTACCAGCTGACATGGTCCATACAATTGACACAACCGGAGCGGGTGATGCCTTCATTGGCGCTGTAATAAGCATTTTCCTTAATCAGCAGATAACAGTTGGAAAGCTAATCGATTTTTGTGAGCAATACGCAGTGCCTCTCTTGAAATTCGCTAATCATTATGCTGGAGCCTCCACTGAAAAACATGGTGCTATCGCTTCTTATCTAACAAAGCATGAACTAGCATTTGACTATAATACCTTCTTTTAG
- a CDS encoding DMT family transporter, with protein MNISAIIKLTVSMALFGSIGFFTVHTGVPATELVFIRCICATLFLGGLWLITGGHKTEIWDKKEIVRTLICGVFIVLNWVFLFKAFEEMSISIAISIYNLAPIFVLIFGALFLKEKMTIQALLATITCFIGSMFIIGLNNFLSLSEFMKSGFIWALLSAIFYAFTMLTSKTITKLSSYALTYIQTAVGIIILLPFIDFSLFDGLTTTNWLYILGTGFIHTGFVYYLFFDSIRSLSTILVSVLVFVDPVVAILLDMLLLNFMPSLMQTMGILLIFGGIFYTIYVPKKKRVSHTST; from the coding sequence ATGAACATTTCTGCGATTATAAAATTAACTGTTTCAATGGCACTTTTTGGCTCTATCGGATTTTTTACTGTTCATACTGGCGTGCCTGCGACCGAGCTAGTATTTATCAGATGTATTTGCGCTACCCTCTTTCTAGGAGGACTATGGCTCATCACTGGTGGACATAAAACAGAGATATGGGATAAAAAGGAAATAGTACGAACACTGATTTGTGGCGTCTTTATCGTCTTAAATTGGGTATTTTTGTTTAAGGCTTTTGAAGAAATGTCGATTTCTATTGCGATTTCTATCTATAATTTAGCACCGATTTTTGTCTTAATTTTTGGTGCGTTATTTTTAAAAGAAAAAATGACCATCCAGGCACTTCTTGCAACAATTACTTGTTTTATAGGAAGTATGTTCATTATCGGCTTAAATAATTTTCTATCACTATCTGAATTTATGAAATCAGGCTTTATTTGGGCATTACTGTCTGCCATATTTTATGCGTTTACAATGCTAACAAGTAAAACGATTACAAAGCTTAGTTCCTATGCATTAACCTATATTCAAACAGCAGTTGGAATTATTATCCTCCTACCATTTATAGATTTTTCACTGTTCGATGGCTTAACGACAACAAATTGGCTATATATTTTAGGGACTGGCTTTATTCACACGGGCTTTGTTTACTATTTATTCTTTGATAGCATTCGTAGTCTTTCTACAATTCTAGTTTCTGTATTAGTTTTTGTAGACCCAGTAGTGGCCATCTTGCTCGATATGTTATTGCTCAATTTTATGCCAAGCCTTATGCAAACAATGGGCATATTATTAATTTTCGGGGGGATTTTTTATACCATCTATGTTCCAAAGAAAAAACGTGTGTCCCATACGTCAACTTAA
- a CDS encoding glutamate-5-semialdehyde dehydrogenase, which translates to MTSEVQLKGKLAKAASYVLNIKTTCEKNDALTKIADQLIVDQDTIIAENAKDLAYGEEQGMPVSTLDRIMLNKERIEAMANAIHLLVKLEDPVGNLLEKIQKDNGLLIEKRLVPIGVIGMIYEARPNVTVDAATLSLKTGNAVILRGSSSAKFSNVAIVASIHRALEKTSIPVDAVQLIEDTNRETAKELFHLKEYLDVLIPRGGKALIDLVVREATVPVLETGAGNCHIYVDQTADYIKAEKICLNAKTQRPSVCNAAESLLIHPDWFKGYGPQLLSALHQAGVTIIGDEFVCQALDFALLATEEDYATEYLDLKVSIKLVENVYEAIEHINKYGTNHSEAIITEDQLVAETFLNSVDAAAVYHNASTRFTDGFEFGYGAEIGISTQKLHARGPMGLPALTSTKYFIHGNGQIRE; encoded by the coding sequence ATGACAAGCGAAGTTCAACTAAAAGGAAAACTGGCAAAAGCCGCGAGCTATGTGTTAAATATTAAAACTACTTGTGAAAAAAACGATGCTCTTACAAAAATTGCGGATCAATTAATTGTGGATCAAGATACTATTATCGCTGAAAATGCGAAGGACTTAGCTTATGGTGAGGAGCAAGGAATGCCTGTTTCCACACTGGATCGTATTATGCTTAACAAGGAACGTATAGAAGCAATGGCAAACGCCATCCATCTACTTGTAAAATTAGAGGATCCAGTAGGTAATTTACTAGAAAAAATACAAAAAGATAATGGGCTACTAATCGAAAAACGGTTGGTGCCAATTGGCGTTATCGGAATGATTTACGAAGCCCGTCCTAATGTAACTGTTGATGCGGCAACATTATCTCTGAAAACTGGCAATGCAGTGATTTTACGTGGAAGCTCTTCAGCTAAATTTTCCAATGTAGCAATAGTGGCAAGTATTCATCGTGCACTTGAAAAAACCTCAATTCCTGTTGATGCAGTACAATTAATTGAGGATACAAATCGAGAAACAGCAAAAGAATTGTTCCATCTAAAAGAATACTTAGATGTTTTGATTCCTCGCGGTGGAAAGGCACTTATTGATTTAGTAGTAAGAGAAGCCACTGTACCTGTCCTTGAAACAGGTGCTGGTAATTGTCATATTTATGTGGATCAAACAGCCGATTACATAAAAGCAGAAAAAATTTGTTTAAATGCAAAAACACAGCGACCTTCTGTGTGTAATGCAGCAGAAAGCTTACTTATTCATCCAGATTGGTTTAAGGGGTATGGACCACAGCTTCTCAGCGCTTTGCACCAGGCAGGTGTCACAATTATTGGCGATGAATTCGTTTGTCAAGCGCTCGATTTCGCGCTTCTAGCTACGGAAGAGGATTATGCAACTGAATATTTAGATTTAAAGGTAAGCATAAAACTGGTAGAAAATGTGTATGAGGCAATTGAGCACATTAATAAATATGGTACGAATCACTCTGAAGCAATCATTACAGAGGATCAACTAGTGGCAGAAACGTTCTTAAACAGCGTAGACGCGGCAGCAGTCTATCATAATGCTTCTACTCGTTTCACAGACGGTTTTGAGTTCGGCTACGGCGCTGAAATCGGCATTAGTACGCAAAAATTACACGCACGAGGCCCTATGGGTTTACCAGCCCTTACCTCTACAAAATATTTCATTCACGGCAATGGGCAAATCCGCGAGTAA